From the genome of Bubalus bubalis isolate 160015118507 breed Murrah chromosome 2, NDDB_SH_1, whole genome shotgun sequence, one region includes:
- the TEX51 gene encoding testis-expressed protein 51 isoform X3 has protein sequence MLLLLLSCLLPTTNGKNCLQCWQELPALIDYDLQILWGTPGPPAELSQSLHSLFMDNQSSPENSYLGQDHLEEAAGTLFTHIDKAIKKLRDDKPSLLEEVRVLKQQFSKELEDVSEGLKDKACNESCDIRSTLEVISCTTCQKHFLTCQDPAVCPGAWTGKNFRWAVGIGIALPLAILAGDVTFSGSRRRKRRKRRRHKRDQLATCHLQLNKGPSCCQEALLPLSSGNSTCPDPFTLG, from the exons ATGCTGCTTCTCCTGCTCAGCTGTCTCCTGCCCACCACCAATGGGAAGAACTGCCTCCAATGCTGGCAAGAGCTGCCTGCACTGATAGATTATGACCTGCAGATTCTTTGGGGCACTCCAGGGCCACCCGCAGAGCTCTCCCAAAGCCTCCATTCCCTATTTATGGACAATCAGTCTTCTCCTGAAAACTCGTACCTTG GTCAAGACCATTTGGAGGAAGCAGCAGGAACGTTATTCACTCACATAGATAAAGCCATTAAGAAGCTTCGAGATG ATAAACCATCACTTTTGGAAGAAGTTCGTGTCCTGAAGCAGCAATTTTCCAAGGAGCTGGAAGATGTATCTGAGGGGCTGAAGGACAAGG CCTGCAATGAGTCCTGTG ACATCCGCTCCACATTGGAGGTAATCAGTTGCACCACATGCCAGAAACACTTCCTTACCTGCCAAGACCCTGCTGTCTGCCCAG GAGCATGGACTGGGAAGAACTTCAGGTGGGCTGTGGGCATCGGCATCGCTCTGCCCCTGGCGATCCTAGCTGGAG ATGTTACATTTTCTGGCtcgagaagaagaaaaagaaggaagaggaggaggcacAAAAG GGACCAGTTGGCCACTTGTCATCTTCAACTGAACAAAGGTCCCAGCTGCTGTCAGGAAGCTCTCTTACCTCTGAGTTCTGGTAACTCTACCTGTCCCGACCCCTTTACCCTGGGGTAG
- the TEX51 gene encoding testis-expressed protein 51 isoform X4 → MLLLLLSCLLPTTNGKNCLQCWQELPALIDYDLQILWGTPGPPAELSQSLHSLFMDNQSSPENSYLGQDHLEEAAGTLFTHIDKAIKKLRDDKPSLLEEVRVLKQQFSKELEDVSEGLKDKACNESCDIRSTLEVISCTTCQKHFLTCQDPAVCPGAWTGKNFRWAVGIGIALPLAILAGGGCYIFWLEKKKKKEEEEAQKGPVGHLSSSTEQRSQLLSGSSLTSEFW, encoded by the exons ATGCTGCTTCTCCTGCTCAGCTGTCTCCTGCCCACCACCAATGGGAAGAACTGCCTCCAATGCTGGCAAGAGCTGCCTGCACTGATAGATTATGACCTGCAGATTCTTTGGGGCACTCCAGGGCCACCCGCAGAGCTCTCCCAAAGCCTCCATTCCCTATTTATGGACAATCAGTCTTCTCCTGAAAACTCGTACCTTG GTCAAGACCATTTGGAGGAAGCAGCAGGAACGTTATTCACTCACATAGATAAAGCCATTAAGAAGCTTCGAGATG ATAAACCATCACTTTTGGAAGAAGTTCGTGTCCTGAAGCAGCAATTTTCCAAGGAGCTGGAAGATGTATCTGAGGGGCTGAAGGACAAGG CCTGCAATGAGTCCTGTG ACATCCGCTCCACATTGGAGGTAATCAGTTGCACCACATGCCAGAAACACTTCCTTACCTGCCAAGACCCTGCTGTCTGCCCAG GAGCATGGACTGGGAAGAACTTCAGGTGGGCTGTGGGCATCGGCATCGCTCTGCCCCTGGCGATCCTAGCTGGAGGTGG ATGTTACATTTTCTGGCtcgagaagaagaaaaagaaggaagaggaggaggcacAAAAG GGACCAGTTGGCCACTTGTCATCTTCAACTGAACAAAGGTCCCAGCTGCTGTCAGGAAGCTCTCTTACCTCTGAGTTCTGGTAA
- the TEX51 gene encoding testis-expressed protein 51 isoform X2 gives MLLLLLSCLLPTTNGKNCLQCWQELPALIDYDLQILWGTPGPPAELSQSLHSLFMDNQSSPENSYLGQDHLEEAAGTLFTHIDKAIKKLRDDKPSLLEEVRVLKQQFSKELEDVSEGLKDKDIRSTLEVISCTTCQKHFLTCQDPAVCPGAWTGKNFRWAVGIGIALPLAILAGGGCYIFWLEKKKKKEEEEAQKVLGHPGSPRRESCVCLGVASLEAPSLVPWAWFPKECRIKGWDSGEPPSAPSVSRPLQGQAPGTEQEQSPQSPTDPQSAPCP, from the exons ATGCTGCTTCTCCTGCTCAGCTGTCTCCTGCCCACCACCAATGGGAAGAACTGCCTCCAATGCTGGCAAGAGCTGCCTGCACTGATAGATTATGACCTGCAGATTCTTTGGGGCACTCCAGGGCCACCCGCAGAGCTCTCCCAAAGCCTCCATTCCCTATTTATGGACAATCAGTCTTCTCCTGAAAACTCGTACCTTG GTCAAGACCATTTGGAGGAAGCAGCAGGAACGTTATTCACTCACATAGATAAAGCCATTAAGAAGCTTCGAGATG ATAAACCATCACTTTTGGAAGAAGTTCGTGTCCTGAAGCAGCAATTTTCCAAGGAGCTGGAAGATGTATCTGAGGGGCTGAAGGACAAGG ACATCCGCTCCACATTGGAGGTAATCAGTTGCACCACATGCCAGAAACACTTCCTTACCTGCCAAGACCCTGCTGTCTGCCCAG GAGCATGGACTGGGAAGAACTTCAGGTGGGCTGTGGGCATCGGCATCGCTCTGCCCCTGGCGATCCTAGCTGGAGGTGG ATGTTACATTTTCTGGCtcgagaagaagaaaaagaaggaagaggaggaggcacAAAAGGTCCTGGGACATCCAGGATCCCCAAGGAGGGAAAGCTGTGTCTGCTTGGGGGTAGCAAGTCTAGAGGCCCCAAGTCTGGTTCCCTGGGCCTGGTTTCCAAAGGAGTGTAGGATCAAGGGCTGGGACTCAGGAGAGCCACCATCAGCCCCCAGTGTGAGCAGACCCCTCCAGGGCCAGGCGCCCGGGACAGAGCAAGAGCAAAGCCCTCAATCTCCAACTGACCCACAAAGTGCTCCCTGCCCATAG
- the TEX51 gene encoding testis-expressed protein 51 isoform X5 — protein sequence MLLLLLSCLLPTTNGKNCLQCWQELPALIDYDLQILWGTPGPPAELSQSLHSLFMDNQSSPENSYLGQDHLEEAAGTLFTHIDKAIKKLRDDKPSLLEEVRVLKQQFSKELEDVSEGLKDKACNESCDIRSTLEVISCTTCQKHFLTCQDPAVCPGAWTGKNFRWAVGIGIALPLAILAGDVTFSGSRRRKRRKRRRHKRSWDIQDPQGGKAVSAWG from the exons ATGCTGCTTCTCCTGCTCAGCTGTCTCCTGCCCACCACCAATGGGAAGAACTGCCTCCAATGCTGGCAAGAGCTGCCTGCACTGATAGATTATGACCTGCAGATTCTTTGGGGCACTCCAGGGCCACCCGCAGAGCTCTCCCAAAGCCTCCATTCCCTATTTATGGACAATCAGTCTTCTCCTGAAAACTCGTACCTTG GTCAAGACCATTTGGAGGAAGCAGCAGGAACGTTATTCACTCACATAGATAAAGCCATTAAGAAGCTTCGAGATG ATAAACCATCACTTTTGGAAGAAGTTCGTGTCCTGAAGCAGCAATTTTCCAAGGAGCTGGAAGATGTATCTGAGGGGCTGAAGGACAAGG CCTGCAATGAGTCCTGTG ACATCCGCTCCACATTGGAGGTAATCAGTTGCACCACATGCCAGAAACACTTCCTTACCTGCCAAGACCCTGCTGTCTGCCCAG GAGCATGGACTGGGAAGAACTTCAGGTGGGCTGTGGGCATCGGCATCGCTCTGCCCCTGGCGATCCTAGCTGGAG ATGTTACATTTTCTGGCtcgagaagaagaaaaagaaggaagaggaggaggcacAAAAGGTCCTGGGACATCCAGGATCCCCAAGGAGGGAAAGCTGTGTCTGCTTGGGGGTAG
- the TEX51 gene encoding testis-expressed protein 51 isoform X1 has product MLLLLLSCLLPTTNGKNCLQCWQELPALIDYDLQILWGTPGPPAELSQSLHSLFMDNQSSPENSYLGQDHLEEAAGTLFTHIDKAIKKLRDDKPSLLEEVRVLKQQFSKELEDVSEGLKDKACNESCDIRSTLEVISCTTCQKHFLTCQDPAVCPGAWTGKNFRWAVGIGIALPLAILAGGGCYIFWLEKKKKKEEEEAQKVLGHPGSPRRESCVCLGVASLEAPSLVPWAWFPKECRIKGWDSGEPPSAPSVSRPLQGQAPGTEQEQSPQSPTDPQSAPCP; this is encoded by the exons ATGCTGCTTCTCCTGCTCAGCTGTCTCCTGCCCACCACCAATGGGAAGAACTGCCTCCAATGCTGGCAAGAGCTGCCTGCACTGATAGATTATGACCTGCAGATTCTTTGGGGCACTCCAGGGCCACCCGCAGAGCTCTCCCAAAGCCTCCATTCCCTATTTATGGACAATCAGTCTTCTCCTGAAAACTCGTACCTTG GTCAAGACCATTTGGAGGAAGCAGCAGGAACGTTATTCACTCACATAGATAAAGCCATTAAGAAGCTTCGAGATG ATAAACCATCACTTTTGGAAGAAGTTCGTGTCCTGAAGCAGCAATTTTCCAAGGAGCTGGAAGATGTATCTGAGGGGCTGAAGGACAAGG CCTGCAATGAGTCCTGTG ACATCCGCTCCACATTGGAGGTAATCAGTTGCACCACATGCCAGAAACACTTCCTTACCTGCCAAGACCCTGCTGTCTGCCCAG GAGCATGGACTGGGAAGAACTTCAGGTGGGCTGTGGGCATCGGCATCGCTCTGCCCCTGGCGATCCTAGCTGGAGGTGG ATGTTACATTTTCTGGCtcgagaagaagaaaaagaaggaagaggaggaggcacAAAAGGTCCTGGGACATCCAGGATCCCCAAGGAGGGAAAGCTGTGTCTGCTTGGGGGTAGCAAGTCTAGAGGCCCCAAGTCTGGTTCCCTGGGCCTGGTTTCCAAAGGAGTGTAGGATCAAGGGCTGGGACTCAGGAGAGCCACCATCAGCCCCCAGTGTGAGCAGACCCCTCCAGGGCCAGGCGCCCGGGACAGAGCAAGAGCAAAGCCCTCAATCTCCAACTGACCCACAAAGTGCTCCCTGCCCATAG